In a genomic window of Meleagris gallopavo isolate NT-WF06-2002-E0010 breed Aviagen turkey brand Nicholas breeding stock chromosome 1, Turkey_5.1, whole genome shotgun sequence:
- the MICALL1 gene encoding MICAL-like protein 1 isoform X2 yields MAVGTVLAPGDFDSLSKDNVYENNRLAFELAERELGIPALLDPNDMVSMKVPDCLSIMTYVSQYYNHFNNPNQARVPPPMKRPAAAASPPLLAHKKPVAAVESSSEPQDDAPVEPAELSQSQRTMLSSTCTACQQHVHLVQRYLAEGKLYHRQCFRCKECSSTLLPGSYKPGSEAGTFVCTQHRGKLAMSGKMDRRPSLDQQSPELRTEAGASSVGEDIHPAGAEVGKDNDSVEETVAETQMPAEVPTNPEEKDSTPSRAETAIPCAGSGAPISQIPPRPPLPSKPLVPSQDKAGSLDGQHRQTRPTPAPRRSTDALSPPASHPVPRPRSTIQGEASDSGPGMVNGRVPEPSPPVPKPRGRPCSSDRAGGAARAKDPPWMALVQAEPKKKPAPPPPGSGQETPSRTLEEEDGEEVGKARSEESRSDATEPKSYNPFEEEGDEEEESTAAQKSTPEQEQSETAARPLHPWYGITPTSSPKVKKRPAPRAPNASPLAHHPISRLSHSEPSSSTPSPALSLESINSESSAKVLGDTDEASVPKSSSEPTVHTPTATKTSHTDTPLTSVSSSESPAAPASLSTNSSFSSSSELASFSAEVQNSTLHASRSVSTGSLKTSPSRLPPKPPAGASPTSMLLASEGGTGSPKPSSSPKPQLKSSCKENPFNRKPSPVASPSAKKPPKGSKPVRPPAPGHGFPLIKRKVQTDQYIPEEDIYGEMDAIEHQLDQLEHRGVILEEKLRSSENDSPEDSLLVDWFKLIHEKHMLVRHESELIYIFKQQNLEQRQADVEYELRCLLNKPEKDWTEEDRVREKVLMQELVTIIEQRNAIVNCLDEDRQREEEEDKMLEAMIKRKEFHKEAETETKKKGKFKPMKVLKLLGNKHDSKSKSPKEKS; encoded by the exons ATGGCTGTGGGGACAGTCCTAGCACCTGG AGACTTTGATTCTCTCTCCAAGGATAACGTCTACGAAAATAACCGCTTG GCCTTTGAATTGGCGGAGCGAGAGCTGGGCATTCCAGCTCTGCTGGATCCCAATGACATGGTCTCCATGAAAGTTCCAGACTGCCTCAGCATCATGACTTATGTGTCTCAGTATTACAACCATTTCAACAACCCCAACCAAG CCAGAGTCCCTCCGCCTATGAAGcgcccagctgctgctgcctcaccaCCTCTGCTGGCCCACAAGAAGCCTGTGGCTGCGGTCGAGAGTTCCTCAGAACCACAG GACGATGCCCCCGTGGAGCCGGCGGAGCTGTCTCAATCTCAACGCACCATGCTCAGCAGTACCTGCACAGCCTGCCAGCAGCACGTCCACCTGGTCCAGCGCTACCTGGCTGAGGGCAAGCTCTACCACCGCCAGTGCTTCAG GTGTAAGGAGTGCTCCAGCACCCTGCTTCCAGGGTCGTACAAACCCGGCTCGGAGGCAGGGACTTTTGTCTGCACGCAGCATCGTGGTAAATTGGCCATGAGTGGGAAGATGGATAGGAGGCCCAGCCTGGACCAACAGTCACCAGAGCTAAGAACTGAAGCTGGGGCCAGCAGTGTGGGTGAGGACATACaccctgcaggagcagaggtgGGGAAGGACAACGACAGTGTTGAGGAGACCGTGGCAGAGACCCAGATGCCTGCAGAGGTGCCAACCAACCCAGAGGAGAAGGACAGCACACCAAGCAGAGCAGAGACGGCCATACCCTGTGCAGGAAGCGGGGCACCCATTTCCCAAATTCCCCCCAGGCCTCCTCTTCCCAGCAAGCCCTTGGTACCCAGCCAGGACAAAGCTGGCTCACTGGATGGACAGCACAGACAAACTCGGCCTACCCCAGCCCCAAGGAGATCCACAGATGCCCTCTCCCCACCAGCCTCACACCCTGTGCCCCGACCCAGGTCCACCATCCAGGGCGAGGCCAGTGACAGCGGGCCTGGTATGGTGAATG GCAGGGTACCTGAACCCAGTCCCCCTGTCCCAAAACCCCGAGGGAGACCCTGCTCCTCTGATCG TGCCGGAGGTGCTGCAAGAGCCAAGGACCCACCGTGGATGGCCTTAGTGCAAGCAGAGCCCAAGAAGAAGcctgctcctcctcccccagGGAGCGGCCAGGAGACCCCAAGCAGGACTttagaggaggaggatggggagGAGGTGGGGAAAGCCAGGAGTGAGGAAAGCAGGTCTGATGCCACAGAGCCCAAATCATACAATCCCTTTGAGGAAGAGGgtgatgaggaagaggagagcaCTGCTGCCCAAAAGAGCACACCTGAACAGGAGCAGAGTGAGACTGCTGCCAGGCCTCTGCACCCCTGGTACGGCATCACTCCCACTAGCAGCCCCAAGGTGAAGAAGCGGCCAGCTCCACGAGCCCCCAATGCTTCCCCACTGG cCCACCACCCAATCTCCAGGCTGTCGCACTCCGAGCCATCATCTTCCACCCCATCTCCAGCCCTCAGCCTTGAGAGCATCAACTCTGAGAGTTCAGCTAAGGTGCTGGGTGATACCGACGAGGCTTCTGTGCCCAAAAGCTCCTCCGAGCCCACTGTCCACACTCCAACGGCCACCAAGACCTCTCACACTGATACTCCACTCACCAGCGTCTCCTCCAGCGAAagccctgctgctccagccAGCCTCTCCACCaactcctccttctcctcctccagcGAACTGGCCAGCTTCAGTGCGGAGGTGCAAAACAGCACCCTGCATGCCAGCAGGAGTGTCTCTACTGGCAGCTTAAAGACCAGCCCCAGCCGACTGCCCCCCAAGCCTCCTGCTGGTGCTAGTCCTACATCCATGCTCTTGGCGTCAGAAGGAGGTACTGGGAGCCCTAAGCCCTCCTCCTCACCCAAGCCACAGCTGAAG TCCTCCTGCAAAGAGAACCCTTTCAACCGAAAGCCATCGCCTGTTGCCTCCCCCTCTGCAAAGAAACCTCCCAAAGGCTCCAAACCAGTGCGTCCTCCTGCACCAGGTCACGGCTTCCCACTGATCAAGCGCAAG GTGCAGACAGATCAGTACATCCCTGAGGAAGACATCTATGGAGAGATGGATGCCATTGAGCACCAGCTGGACCAGTTAGAGCACCGTGGGGTGATTTTGGAGGAGAAACTTCGCAGCTCTGAGAATG ACAGCCCTGAGGACAGCCTGCTGGTGGACTGGTTCAAACTCATCCATGAGAAGCACATGCTGGTGCGCCACGAGTCAGAGCTCATCTACAT CTTCAAACAGCAGAATCTGGAGCAGCGTCAGGCAGATGTGGAATATGAGTTGCGTTGCCTCCTCAACAAGCCGG AGAAGGACTGGACTGAGGAGGACCGAGTGAGGGAGAAGGTGTTGATGCAGGAGCTGGTGACCATCATTGAGCAGAGGAATGCCATTGTGAACTGCCTGGATGAGGACCGACAGAG ggaagaagaggaggataAAATGTTGGAAGCTATGATTAAAAGGAAAG AATTTCACAAGGAGGCTGAAACTGAAACCAAGAAGAAGGGCAAATTCAAGCCCATGAAGGTGCTTAAACTGCTGGGCAACAAGCATGACTCCAAGAGCAAGTCACCCAAGGAGAAAAGCTAG
- the MICALL1 gene encoding MICAL-like protein 1 isoform X3, with amino-acid sequence MKRPAAAASPPLLAHKKPVAAVESSSEPQDDAPVEPAELSQSQRTMLSSTCTACQQHVHLVQRYLAEGKLYHRQCFRCKECSSTLLPGSYKPGSEAGTFVCTQHRGKLAMSGKMDRRPSLDQQSPELRTEAGASSVGEDIHPAGAEVGKDNDSVEETVAETQMPAEVPTNPEEKDSTPSRAETAIPCAGSGAPISQIPPRPPLPSKPLVPSQDKAGSLDGQHRQTRPTPAPRRSTDALSPPASHPVPRPRSTIQGEASDSGPGMVNGRVPEPSPPVPKPRGRPCSSDRAGGAARAKDPPWMALVQAEPKKKPAPPPPGSGQETPSRTLEEEDGEEVGKARSEESRSDATEPKSYNPFEEEGDEEEESTAAQKSTPEQEQSETAARPLHPWYGITPTSSPKVKKRPAPRAPNASPLAHHPISRLSHSEPSSSTPSPALSLESINSESSAKVLGDTDEASVPKSSSEPTVHTPTATKTSHTDTPLTSVSSSESPAAPASLSTNSSFSSSSELASFSAEVQNSTLHASRSVSTGSLKTSPSRLPPKPPAGASPTSMLLASEGGTGSPKPSSSPKPQLKSSCKENPFNRKPSPVASPSAKKPPKGSKPVRPPAPGHGFPLIKRKVQTDQYIPEEDIYGEMDAIEHQLDQLEHRGVILEEKLRSSENDSPEDSLLVDWFKLIHEKHMLVRHESELIYIFKQQNLEQRQADVEYELRCLLNKPEKDWTEEDRVREKVLMQELVTIIEQRNAIVNCLDEDRQREEEEDKMLEAMIKRKEFHKEAETETKKKGKFKPMKVLKLLGNKHDSKSKSPKEKS; translated from the exons ATGAAGcgcccagctgctgctgcctcaccaCCTCTGCTGGCCCACAAGAAGCCTGTGGCTGCGGTCGAGAGTTCCTCAGAACCACAG GACGATGCCCCCGTGGAGCCGGCGGAGCTGTCTCAATCTCAACGCACCATGCTCAGCAGTACCTGCACAGCCTGCCAGCAGCACGTCCACCTGGTCCAGCGCTACCTGGCTGAGGGCAAGCTCTACCACCGCCAGTGCTTCAG GTGTAAGGAGTGCTCCAGCACCCTGCTTCCAGGGTCGTACAAACCCGGCTCGGAGGCAGGGACTTTTGTCTGCACGCAGCATCGTGGTAAATTGGCCATGAGTGGGAAGATGGATAGGAGGCCCAGCCTGGACCAACAGTCACCAGAGCTAAGAACTGAAGCTGGGGCCAGCAGTGTGGGTGAGGACATACaccctgcaggagcagaggtgGGGAAGGACAACGACAGTGTTGAGGAGACCGTGGCAGAGACCCAGATGCCTGCAGAGGTGCCAACCAACCCAGAGGAGAAGGACAGCACACCAAGCAGAGCAGAGACGGCCATACCCTGTGCAGGAAGCGGGGCACCCATTTCCCAAATTCCCCCCAGGCCTCCTCTTCCCAGCAAGCCCTTGGTACCCAGCCAGGACAAAGCTGGCTCACTGGATGGACAGCACAGACAAACTCGGCCTACCCCAGCCCCAAGGAGATCCACAGATGCCCTCTCCCCACCAGCCTCACACCCTGTGCCCCGACCCAGGTCCACCATCCAGGGCGAGGCCAGTGACAGCGGGCCTGGTATGGTGAATG GCAGGGTACCTGAACCCAGTCCCCCTGTCCCAAAACCCCGAGGGAGACCCTGCTCCTCTGATCG TGCCGGAGGTGCTGCAAGAGCCAAGGACCCACCGTGGATGGCCTTAGTGCAAGCAGAGCCCAAGAAGAAGcctgctcctcctcccccagGGAGCGGCCAGGAGACCCCAAGCAGGACTttagaggaggaggatggggagGAGGTGGGGAAAGCCAGGAGTGAGGAAAGCAGGTCTGATGCCACAGAGCCCAAATCATACAATCCCTTTGAGGAAGAGGgtgatgaggaagaggagagcaCTGCTGCCCAAAAGAGCACACCTGAACAGGAGCAGAGTGAGACTGCTGCCAGGCCTCTGCACCCCTGGTACGGCATCACTCCCACTAGCAGCCCCAAGGTGAAGAAGCGGCCAGCTCCACGAGCCCCCAATGCTTCCCCACTGG cCCACCACCCAATCTCCAGGCTGTCGCACTCCGAGCCATCATCTTCCACCCCATCTCCAGCCCTCAGCCTTGAGAGCATCAACTCTGAGAGTTCAGCTAAGGTGCTGGGTGATACCGACGAGGCTTCTGTGCCCAAAAGCTCCTCCGAGCCCACTGTCCACACTCCAACGGCCACCAAGACCTCTCACACTGATACTCCACTCACCAGCGTCTCCTCCAGCGAAagccctgctgctccagccAGCCTCTCCACCaactcctccttctcctcctccagcGAACTGGCCAGCTTCAGTGCGGAGGTGCAAAACAGCACCCTGCATGCCAGCAGGAGTGTCTCTACTGGCAGCTTAAAGACCAGCCCCAGCCGACTGCCCCCCAAGCCTCCTGCTGGTGCTAGTCCTACATCCATGCTCTTGGCGTCAGAAGGAGGTACTGGGAGCCCTAAGCCCTCCTCCTCACCCAAGCCACAGCTGAAG TCCTCCTGCAAAGAGAACCCTTTCAACCGAAAGCCATCGCCTGTTGCCTCCCCCTCTGCAAAGAAACCTCCCAAAGGCTCCAAACCAGTGCGTCCTCCTGCACCAGGTCACGGCTTCCCACTGATCAAGCGCAAG GTGCAGACAGATCAGTACATCCCTGAGGAAGACATCTATGGAGAGATGGATGCCATTGAGCACCAGCTGGACCAGTTAGAGCACCGTGGGGTGATTTTGGAGGAGAAACTTCGCAGCTCTGAGAATG ACAGCCCTGAGGACAGCCTGCTGGTGGACTGGTTCAAACTCATCCATGAGAAGCACATGCTGGTGCGCCACGAGTCAGAGCTCATCTACAT CTTCAAACAGCAGAATCTGGAGCAGCGTCAGGCAGATGTGGAATATGAGTTGCGTTGCCTCCTCAACAAGCCGG AGAAGGACTGGACTGAGGAGGACCGAGTGAGGGAGAAGGTGTTGATGCAGGAGCTGGTGACCATCATTGAGCAGAGGAATGCCATTGTGAACTGCCTGGATGAGGACCGACAGAG ggaagaagaggaggataAAATGTTGGAAGCTATGATTAAAAGGAAAG AATTTCACAAGGAGGCTGAAACTGAAACCAAGAAGAAGGGCAAATTCAAGCCCATGAAGGTGCTTAAACTGCTGGGCAACAAGCATGACTCCAAGAGCAAGTCACCCAAGGAGAAAAGCTAG
- the MICALL1 gene encoding MICAL-like protein 1 isoform X1 codes for MAVGTVLAPGDFDSLSKDNVYENNRLAFELAERELGIPALLDPNDMVSMKVPDCLSIMTYVSQYYNHFNNPNQAWHESPPSAVPDPPCLLSPARVPPPMKRPAAAASPPLLAHKKPVAAVESSSEPQDDAPVEPAELSQSQRTMLSSTCTACQQHVHLVQRYLAEGKLYHRQCFRCKECSSTLLPGSYKPGSEAGTFVCTQHRGKLAMSGKMDRRPSLDQQSPELRTEAGASSVGEDIHPAGAEVGKDNDSVEETVAETQMPAEVPTNPEEKDSTPSRAETAIPCAGSGAPISQIPPRPPLPSKPLVPSQDKAGSLDGQHRQTRPTPAPRRSTDALSPPASHPVPRPRSTIQGEASDSGPGMVNGRVPEPSPPVPKPRGRPCSSDRAGGAARAKDPPWMALVQAEPKKKPAPPPPGSGQETPSRTLEEEDGEEVGKARSEESRSDATEPKSYNPFEEEGDEEEESTAAQKSTPEQEQSETAARPLHPWYGITPTSSPKVKKRPAPRAPNASPLAHHPISRLSHSEPSSSTPSPALSLESINSESSAKVLGDTDEASVPKSSSEPTVHTPTATKTSHTDTPLTSVSSSESPAAPASLSTNSSFSSSSELASFSAEVQNSTLHASRSVSTGSLKTSPSRLPPKPPAGASPTSMLLASEGGTGSPKPSSSPKPQLKSSCKENPFNRKPSPVASPSAKKPPKGSKPVRPPAPGHGFPLIKRKVQTDQYIPEEDIYGEMDAIEHQLDQLEHRGVILEEKLRSSENDSPEDSLLVDWFKLIHEKHMLVRHESELIYIFKQQNLEQRQADVEYELRCLLNKPEKDWTEEDRVREKVLMQELVTIIEQRNAIVNCLDEDRQREEEEDKMLEAMIKRKEFHKEAETETKKKGKFKPMKVLKLLGNKHDSKSKSPKEKS; via the exons ATGGCTGTGGGGACAGTCCTAGCACCTGG AGACTTTGATTCTCTCTCCAAGGATAACGTCTACGAAAATAACCGCTTG GCCTTTGAATTGGCGGAGCGAGAGCTGGGCATTCCAGCTCTGCTGGATCCCAATGACATGGTCTCCATGAAAGTTCCAGACTGCCTCAGCATCATGACTTATGTGTCTCAGTATTACAACCATTTCAACAACCCCAACCAAG CATGGCATGAGTCACCACCCTCAGCAGTGCCTGATCCTCCTTGCCTTCTGTCCCCAGCCAGAGTCCCTCCGCCTATGAAGcgcccagctgctgctgcctcaccaCCTCTGCTGGCCCACAAGAAGCCTGTGGCTGCGGTCGAGAGTTCCTCAGAACCACAG GACGATGCCCCCGTGGAGCCGGCGGAGCTGTCTCAATCTCAACGCACCATGCTCAGCAGTACCTGCACAGCCTGCCAGCAGCACGTCCACCTGGTCCAGCGCTACCTGGCTGAGGGCAAGCTCTACCACCGCCAGTGCTTCAG GTGTAAGGAGTGCTCCAGCACCCTGCTTCCAGGGTCGTACAAACCCGGCTCGGAGGCAGGGACTTTTGTCTGCACGCAGCATCGTGGTAAATTGGCCATGAGTGGGAAGATGGATAGGAGGCCCAGCCTGGACCAACAGTCACCAGAGCTAAGAACTGAAGCTGGGGCCAGCAGTGTGGGTGAGGACATACaccctgcaggagcagaggtgGGGAAGGACAACGACAGTGTTGAGGAGACCGTGGCAGAGACCCAGATGCCTGCAGAGGTGCCAACCAACCCAGAGGAGAAGGACAGCACACCAAGCAGAGCAGAGACGGCCATACCCTGTGCAGGAAGCGGGGCACCCATTTCCCAAATTCCCCCCAGGCCTCCTCTTCCCAGCAAGCCCTTGGTACCCAGCCAGGACAAAGCTGGCTCACTGGATGGACAGCACAGACAAACTCGGCCTACCCCAGCCCCAAGGAGATCCACAGATGCCCTCTCCCCACCAGCCTCACACCCTGTGCCCCGACCCAGGTCCACCATCCAGGGCGAGGCCAGTGACAGCGGGCCTGGTATGGTGAATG GCAGGGTACCTGAACCCAGTCCCCCTGTCCCAAAACCCCGAGGGAGACCCTGCTCCTCTGATCG TGCCGGAGGTGCTGCAAGAGCCAAGGACCCACCGTGGATGGCCTTAGTGCAAGCAGAGCCCAAGAAGAAGcctgctcctcctcccccagGGAGCGGCCAGGAGACCCCAAGCAGGACTttagaggaggaggatggggagGAGGTGGGGAAAGCCAGGAGTGAGGAAAGCAGGTCTGATGCCACAGAGCCCAAATCATACAATCCCTTTGAGGAAGAGGgtgatgaggaagaggagagcaCTGCTGCCCAAAAGAGCACACCTGAACAGGAGCAGAGTGAGACTGCTGCCAGGCCTCTGCACCCCTGGTACGGCATCACTCCCACTAGCAGCCCCAAGGTGAAGAAGCGGCCAGCTCCACGAGCCCCCAATGCTTCCCCACTGG cCCACCACCCAATCTCCAGGCTGTCGCACTCCGAGCCATCATCTTCCACCCCATCTCCAGCCCTCAGCCTTGAGAGCATCAACTCTGAGAGTTCAGCTAAGGTGCTGGGTGATACCGACGAGGCTTCTGTGCCCAAAAGCTCCTCCGAGCCCACTGTCCACACTCCAACGGCCACCAAGACCTCTCACACTGATACTCCACTCACCAGCGTCTCCTCCAGCGAAagccctgctgctccagccAGCCTCTCCACCaactcctccttctcctcctccagcGAACTGGCCAGCTTCAGTGCGGAGGTGCAAAACAGCACCCTGCATGCCAGCAGGAGTGTCTCTACTGGCAGCTTAAAGACCAGCCCCAGCCGACTGCCCCCCAAGCCTCCTGCTGGTGCTAGTCCTACATCCATGCTCTTGGCGTCAGAAGGAGGTACTGGGAGCCCTAAGCCCTCCTCCTCACCCAAGCCACAGCTGAAG TCCTCCTGCAAAGAGAACCCTTTCAACCGAAAGCCATCGCCTGTTGCCTCCCCCTCTGCAAAGAAACCTCCCAAAGGCTCCAAACCAGTGCGTCCTCCTGCACCAGGTCACGGCTTCCCACTGATCAAGCGCAAG GTGCAGACAGATCAGTACATCCCTGAGGAAGACATCTATGGAGAGATGGATGCCATTGAGCACCAGCTGGACCAGTTAGAGCACCGTGGGGTGATTTTGGAGGAGAAACTTCGCAGCTCTGAGAATG ACAGCCCTGAGGACAGCCTGCTGGTGGACTGGTTCAAACTCATCCATGAGAAGCACATGCTGGTGCGCCACGAGTCAGAGCTCATCTACAT CTTCAAACAGCAGAATCTGGAGCAGCGTCAGGCAGATGTGGAATATGAGTTGCGTTGCCTCCTCAACAAGCCGG AGAAGGACTGGACTGAGGAGGACCGAGTGAGGGAGAAGGTGTTGATGCAGGAGCTGGTGACCATCATTGAGCAGAGGAATGCCATTGTGAACTGCCTGGATGAGGACCGACAGAG ggaagaagaggaggataAAATGTTGGAAGCTATGATTAAAAGGAAAG AATTTCACAAGGAGGCTGAAACTGAAACCAAGAAGAAGGGCAAATTCAAGCCCATGAAGGTGCTTAAACTGCTGGGCAACAAGCATGACTCCAAGAGCAAGTCACCCAAGGAGAAAAGCTAG